In Malassezia vespertilionis chromosome 8, complete sequence, a genomic segment contains:
- the DUG3 gene encoding glutamine amidotransferase subunit (EggNog:ENOG503NWKE; COG:M): protein MCRLLVFKGTEPILLSHLLTRPAHSIINQAFDSRLRVDLNRPINGDGFGVGWYDSEWDPELGDAPCIFTSVTPAWNNTNLHRLAEKIKSPLVFGHVRASTAGALSETNCHPWRYGRLMWMHNGQISGFSKIKRRLLAALPEPLFLFPQGHTDSEFAFALYLSHLKDPSSMKEFSCKDLKDAMLNTIRDINIWSKEAGIEEPSLMNFCVTDGQSIACTRYVSSKTDEAASLYFSTGTSFYEHSEGAYRMVKADRRQKIVVIASEPLTFEKGMHRCMNSLAADWMEVESNTILCITPNMNVLQYPILDEYHSPRSQMHVRNPNFAMRAGFHPNTHIAPEIREHIQTDSVCGSAVCSDVGTSEILPEG, encoded by the exons ATGTGCCGCTTGCTAG TGTTTAAAGGCACGGAACCTATTTTACTTTCTCATTTGCTCACAAGACCCGCGCATAGCATTATCAACCAA GCATTTGACTCGCGCCTTCGTGTCGATCTAAATCGTCCGATCAAT GGTGACGGCTTTGGTGTAGGCTGGTACGACTCGGAATGGGATCCCGAacttggcgatgcgccgtgtATCTTCACGAGTGTGACGCCCGCGTGGAACAATACCAACTTACATCGCCTTGCCGAGAAGATCAAAAGCCCGCTCGTATT TGGCCACGTTCGTGCTTCCACCGCAGGCGCACTGAGCGAGACTAATTGCCATCCATGGCGCTACGGCCGGCTCATGTGGATGCACAATGGCCAAATTTCCGGATTCAGCAAAATTAAGCGGAGATTGTTGGCCGCGCTGCCAGAGCCGCTCTTCCTGTTTCCGCAAGGGCATACAGACTCGGAATTTGCATTCGCACTATACCTGAGCCACTTGAAGGACCCATCGAGCATGAAAGAGTTTAGCTGCAAAGACTTGAAAGACGCAATGCTCAACACGATCCGTGATATTAATATTTGGTCGAAAGAGGCGGGCATTGAGGAGCCGAGTCTGATGAACTTTTGTGTGACGGATGGACAGAGCAtcgcatgcacgcgctACGTCTCGAGCAAGACGGATGAAGCTGCAAGTCTG TACTTTTCGACTGGCACGTCGTTTTACGAGCATTCTGAAGGCGCATACCGCATGGTCAAGGCCGACCGTCGACAAAAGATTGTCGTCATAGCGAGCGAGCCTTTGACGTTTGAGAAAGGTATGCACCGTTGCATGAACTCACTCGCAGCCGACTGGATGGAAGTCGAATCCAACACCATCTTGTGCATCACGCCCAACATGAATGTGCTCCAATACCCGATACTCGACGAGTATCACAGCCCACGCTCGCAAATGCATGTACGCAATCCCAATTTTGCAATGCGTGCGGGATTCCACCCCAATACACATATCGCACCCGAGATCCGCGAGCACATTCAAACCGACTCGGTCTGTGGTTCCGCAGTGTGCTCTGATGTAGGCACCTCTGAAATTCTTCCAGAGGGCTAA
- the GET1 gene encoding GET complex subunit get1 (EggNog:ENOG503P1QW; COG:U; TransMembrane:1 (n21-30c35/36o114-139i)) → MANLTLLSSTQRPRARMMHPALLIFLVSFINQALTWTGRDAIQAFFYRIFVAVTQRKASRDLATMKVELYDTRQELNLTSAQDQFSKWAKLRRKVDKLTQQVEDKNRSLSSSQFTFGIAFKVFLFVLNTAVPSILTFYFRRSPMFYLPPGDWFGPLGAWLSWPKAPAGAVSSTVWTTVCGRVLYIVGSYYYELFIRKPVSVTEPVEEAPLKTVPMPEAPIALTGDTEKPETMLKQRKNATKG, encoded by the exons ATGGCGAATTTGACCCTCTTATCGTCGACACAGCGACCACGAGCAAGGATGATGCATCCGGCGTTGCTAATTTTCCTGGTCTCGTTCATCAACCAGGCATTAACCTGGACCGGTCGCGATGCGATCCAGGCATTT TTCTACCGCATCTTTGTAGCGGTaacgcagcgcaaggcatCCCGAGACCTTGCTACCATGAAGGTGGAACTCTACGACACACGGCAGGAGCTTAACCTCACAAGTGCGCAAGATCAGTTTTCAAAATGGGCCaaactgcgccgcaaggtaGATAAGCTCACACAGCAAGTCGAGGATAAGAACCGTTCCCTCTCCTCGTCGCAGTTCACGTTTGGCATCGCGTTCAAGGTGTTTTTGTTTGTGCTAAACACGGCGGTGCCGTCCATACTAACCTTTTACTTCCGTCGCTCCCCCATGTTCTACCTCCCACCGGGCGACTGGTTTGGGCCGCTGGGCGCCTGGCTCAGCTGGCCAAAAGCACCAGCCGGCGCGGTGAGCAGCACTGTGTGGACGACGGTGTGTGGACGCGTCTTGTACATTGTCGGCTCCTACTACTATGAACTGTTTATTCGCAAGCCAGTGTCTGTGACAGAGCCCGTAGAAGAGGCCCCGCTGAAAACAGTCCCGATGCCCGAAGCGCCCATTGCCTTAACCGGCGACACAGAGAAGCCAGAGACGAtgctcaagcagcgcaagaatgcaACAAAGGGATGA
- a CDS encoding uncharacterized protein (EggNog:ENOG503P5SX; COG:S) has product MSKEFEPVANHALSVLPSLNSPGFEASKVFALTALYLGKPPPDFPSVGYLRKHLAPLYVFVIHPSHQTVKTRAAWQRNELKNAAADVRSKLQPELWYIHTSKNGVEVGKGRPSRSKMGRKAQPDVVFECSDRELVDMATGKIRAQKLYEKGTLGIRGKLDKALEIGKLLAFERSKLFKVVSTEPKVDKEDQTSYRDDLNGLNFVTSNPTDFRSRL; this is encoded by the coding sequence ATGTCAAAGGAATTTGAACCGGTTGCAAACCACGCCTTGTCTGTGCTCCCTTCACTGAACTCGCCTGGGTTTGAAGCAAGCAAGGTATTTGCACTCACTGCGCTCTACCTTGGTAAGCCGCCCCCGGATTTCCCATCGGTAGGCTACCTCCGCAAGCATCTGGCCCCCCTATATGTTTTTGTTATCCACCCCTCTCACCAAACAGTcaagacgcgcgctgcatggcaGCGTAATGAGCTTAAAAACGCAGCCGCAGATGTCCGCTCGAAGCTCCAGCCTGAGCTCTGGTACATCCACACGTCCAAGAACGGTGTGGAAGTTGGCAAAGGCCGCCCGTCCAGGTCCAAGATGGGTCGCAAGGCGCAGCCAGACGTTGTGTTCGAGTGCTCGGACAGGGAGCTGGTCGACATGGCTACTGGTAAAATCCGGGCACAGAAGCTTTACGAAAAAGGCACGCTCGGGATCCGCGGTAAGCTTGATAAGGCACTGGAAatcggcaagctgctcgcgtTCGAGCGCTCCAAGCTGTTCAAGGTGGTTAGCACGGAGCCGAAGGTGGACAAGGAAGATCAGACGTCGTATAGAGACGATTTGAACGGACTCAACTTTGTCACGTCGAACCCCACTGATTTCCGATCCCGCCTCTAA
- the MLP1 gene encoding Protein mlp1 (EggNog:ENOG503NWQR; COG:S): MADLGSRVAALEEEKRKLLSGWQRERDENVRKTELASVTLVVEKAQTGENTLTFKARALEQQLDLAQKDVEWTRSALSKEHEAFAASRAELHARLTRAETALDLAQQGRTSAEAQLAQAERALRETQSLHADATQRASSCDARLAAQEQESMLTEASMKRTVALGEARVEHAERRAAELASSYEALLAQYSEQEHAAEAAQEQNIALQHALDRLAGGLGIEVHGSGGEERIFDTEPTPSLAALRASKIQRDGMSFSDVYLALVRAEEELRRERLETTRLEGVLAEVNADVESHIPQLRAQRDENVSLRMELDAAQSEAQEAEEQRSAATYAATEAKAHVAQMERENRLLLQQLEDTGRQVRTLLREVTILRDPSAAEAFADEGTASGATDVHAVISEQLVTFRNMDELCGQNARLLHAVRELGDKMESLEGRPDASDETVQEATTLLTQLRDELTREREALAEARKERDMFRFMALTSDQDARPGDTVQRDLAAAQSEARQAVAARDVAQEKLAVLQHTVDLHERQLSDYRAEMDRIHTLLQTHQAMVQAKEEHLLVAQGTLEAVRAQLASTEAQLRVSSEQRDALLNENTKLSLARSEAEHALRSVQESDADQEQKRSGDAERMQEEMGTLRVALSNAEAKYAEEHALLAQTTLRKDVETRGLQERLDALQQQHTSARESLATAQANAMHFERRAADLHAQLEQARNYTQLFEKQLAAMEEGRKAAAAAAIGGASAVASNLSPEKQLEMELSDVRRGRAAAEAETMAANEALASANTAKETLQTQLDAVQLSLNEAQSTVQELTSSQAQAASEFKQQQEDHEAQIASLRAAIASLEETAKTEREEHAQAKRELEEAITGLQSAESIASEPSAWDEVRKFSAAAKDAEGRAADAAQSLAAAKQESERLTSELQRITAESDALRHARDLAEAQSNRQVLEAEEQQRTLEKKLASLQQDHAALQEQNNQLHLHLESLGSQVAELGKGPDVEQVSTAGDLHQVIRYLRREKDALELQAELARQEQGSLRQQCARAEQRAEELQSELVQSKAPTVEASGTQYTELLEKINQLSSLREHVTTLREGKQALEHRLQQQTGQLEKAQTELQPFRDALQMTQVELETCKSQMHVVQEDVQRWKSRAQGLLQSSGVGEELKKVEQERQDAQAQVTAAQAELEAERARLSSELQTANARFEQLREQVRARITQERRAVADATERANQLQQEKEAQAVAHAEEAKKLEAAMDLLREQLQAGESEAKSKGPPEGQPEGQSEGQSEGQSDEQSEEQPEGQPDGQPEGQLEEQHAQSAQSTQSAQAAQPEAASTADTPWLAEKAELEKQLQAKTEECEKHKNFARTFLKDKRAAEAQCKTQTEQLDTLQKQLEAASAAVQTEKLPASDTNTINPEIESLRQRIAELEAQLVAANARIAELEAANAASNNAAQEKQAGIDALKAQQHTAPTDLQAALEAKEAELKVHYQPLLQARYDDGKHEATLRNTIMLKQRDNKIVRLTAEIHELKTKLGIPSEVPDSAPQEKPKAESSKPKTARPAVVRGGAPAQGRGGHPKPVPLLQRTGASIRGAATGRGALSVAGGAKRKRELNVPGSAPETKGKGGAAKKPREGE; the protein is encoded by the exons ATGGCGGACCTCGGTTCGCGTGTCGCGGCACTGGAGGAagagaagcgcaagcttcTCTCTGGAtggcagcgcgagcgcgacgagaaTGTCCGCAAGACTG agcTCGCCTCTGTGACGCTTGTTGTCGAGAAGGCACAAACTGGGGAGAATACATTGACG ttcaaagcgcgcgctctggagcagcagcttgaTCTGGCGCAAAAAGACGTAGAATggacgcgctcggcgctcTCGAAAGAACACGAGGCGTTTgcggcgagccgcgccgagctgcatgcgcgcctcACACGTGCAGAGACTGCACTtgatcttgcgcagcaagggCGCACGAGTGCCGAGGCACAGCTGGCGCAAGCagagcgcgctttgcgcgagaCACAatcgctgcacgccgatGCTACACAACGTGCTTCGTCGTGTGACGCCAGGCTTGCCGCACAAGAGCAGGAATCGATGCTGACGGAAGCGTCCATGAAGCGCACTGTTGCGCTTGGggaggcgcgcgtcgagcacgcagaacggcgcgccgctgaacTCGCGTCGTCCTACGAAgctttgctcgcgcagtATTCAGAGCAAGAGCACGCAGCAGAGGCCGCACAAGAGCAGAACATTGCGCTACAGCACGCACTTGACCGTCTCGCCGGCGGGCTTGGCATCGAAGTGCACGGCTCGGGCGGTGAGGAAAGGATCTTTGATACCGAGCCCACACCTTCGCTcgcagctttgcgcgcgagtaAGATCCAGCGCGATGGCATGTCTTTCAGCGATGTATATCTTGCGCTGGTGCGTGCAGAAGAAGAGCTCCGACGTGAGCGACTCGAGACGACGCGACTCGAAGGCGTCCTCGCCGAAGTCAATGCGGACGTCGAGTCGCATATTCcgcagctgcgtgcacagcgcgacgagaatgtatcgctgcgcatggaaTTGGACGCCGCACAATCCGAGGCACAGGAGgccgaggagcagcgtTCGGCTGCCACGTACGCTGCGACAGAGGCAAAAGCGCACGTCGCACAGATGGAGCGCGAAAATAGACTCTTGTTACAGCAACTGGAGGATACGGGGCGCCAAGTGCGCACACTTCTCCGCGAAGTCACTATTCTTCGTGACCCTTCTGCGGCCGAGGCATTCGCGGACGAGGGCACAGCCAGCGGTGCCACCGACGTCCACGCTGTGATTTCCGAACAACTCGTCACCTTCCGCAACATGGACGAGTTGTGTGGGCAGAatgcgcgtcttttgcatgcCGTCCGCGAGCTTGGGGACAAGATGGAGTCGCTCGAGGGACGGCCAGACGCCAGCGACGAGACTGTGCAAGAAGCAACCACCCTCTTGACCCAGTTGCGCGACGAACTTACTCGCGAACGAGAAGCACTcgcagaagcgcgcaaagagcgcgacaTGTTTCGCTTCATGGCGCTCACTTCCGACCAAGATGCTCGTCCTGGGGACACGGTGCAGCGCGATTTGGCCGCCGCACAATCTGAAGCGCGACAAGCAGTCGCGGCCCGCGACGTCGCACAGGAAAAGCtcgctgtgctgcagcacaccgTCGACCTACACGAGCGCCAGCTCAGCGACTACCGCGCAGAAATGGACCGAATTCATACGCTTTTGCAGACGCACCAAGCCATGGTACAAGCCAAGGAGGAGCACCTTTTGGTCGCGCAGGGCACGCTCGAagccgtgcgtgcgcagctcgcctcgaccgaggcgcagctgcgcgtcAGTTctgagcagcgcgacgcgctaCTCAACGAAAACACCAAGCTcagcctcgcgcgcagcgaagCAGAACATGCACTACGTTCTGTACAAGAATCCGATGCCGACCAAGAGCAGaaacgcagcggcgatgcagagcgGATGCAGGAGGAAATGGGCACACTGCGTGTTGCACTCAGCAACGCCGAAGCCAAGTATGCCGAAGAGCACGCTCTGCTAGCACAGACCACGCTTCGCAAAGACGTCGAGACGCGAGGCTTGCaggagcgcctcgatgcaTTGCAACAGCAGCATACCAGCGCGCGTGAATCGCTCGCGACCGCACAAGCAAATGCGATGCACtttgagcggcgcgccgcagatctgcatgcacagctcgaACAAGCGCGCAACTATACGCAGCTCTTTGAAAAGCAGCTTGCAGCCATGGAAGAAGGGCGCAAAGCCgcagcggccgcggcgATTGGCGGTGCAAGTGCCGTTGCGAGCAACCTCTCTCCAGAAAAGCAGCTCGAAATGGAACTCTCCGATGTGCGCAGaggccgcgcagctgcggAGGCTGAAACAATGGCGGCCAACGAAGCGCTTGCCAGTGCGAATACGGCCAAAGAAACGCTCCAGACCCAGCTTGATGCGGTACAACTGTCGCTGAATGAGGCGCAAAGCACCGTGCAAGAGCTTACTTCGTCCCAGGCGCAGGCTGCGTCGGAGTtcaagcagcagcaagaaGACCACGAAGCACAAATcgcttctttgcgcgccgccattgcCAGCTTGGAAGAAACGGCCAAAACGGAGCGCGAAGAACATGCCCAGGCAAAGCGCGAACTCGAAGAGGCCATCACCGGCCTGCAATCCGCAGAATCGATTGCGAGCGAACCCAGTGCCTGGGACGAGGTGCGCAAGTTTTCTGCGGCTGCAAAAGATGCCGAAGGCCGCGCTGCCGACGCGGCTCAatcgctcgccgccgccaagcaaGAATCGGAGCGTCTCACCTCAgagctccagcgcatcaCAGCAGAGAgcgatgcattgcgccatgcgcgcgatttggccgaggcgcagaGCAACCGGCAAGTACTCGAGGCTgaggagcagcagcgcacactGGAGAAGAAATTGGCATCTCTGCAGCAGGaccatgcggcgctgcaggagcaAAACAACCAGCTGCACTTGCATCTCGAATCGCTCGGCAGCCAAGTCGCCGAGCTGGGCAAAGGGCCCGATGTGGAGCAAGTCTCCACCGCAGGAGACCTACACCAAGTAATTCGGtacctgcgccgcgaaaaagaTGCCCTCGAGCTCCAAGCAGAGCTCGCGCGACAAGAACAAGGCTCTCTGCGgcagcagtgcgcgcgtgcagaacAGCGTGCGGAAGAACTTCAAAGCGAGCTTGTACAGAGCAAAGCGCCGACTGTTGAAGCGTCTGGTACACAATATACCGAGCTGCTCGAAAAGATCAACCAGCTCTCTTCCCTGCGCGAGCATGTaacgacgctgcgcgaaggaaaacaggcgctcgagcaccgactgcagcagcagacAGGCCAGCTGGAAAAGGCACAAACTGAGCTGCAGCCGTTccgcgatgcactgcagaTGACACAAGTGGAGTTGGAGACGTGCAAGAGCCAAATGCATGTGGTGCAAGaggatgtgcagcgctggaaatcgcgcgcgcagggACTTTTGCAGAGCAGTGGCGTTGGCGAAGAGCTCAAGAAGGTCGAGCAGGAGCGGCAGGATGCACAGGCACAAGTGACTGCCGCACAGGCAGAGCTTGAAGctgagcgtgcgcggctgTCCTCAGAGTTGCAAACGGCGAACGCGCGTTTCGAGCAATTGCGCGAGCAGGTTCGGGCACGAATTACACaggagcgtcgcgctgttGCGGACGCGACGGAGCGTGCGAATCAGCTGCAGCAAGAGAAGGAGGCACAGGCTGTGGCACACGCAGAAGAGGCCAAGAAGCTGGAGGCAGCGATGGATCTGCtccgcgagcagctgcaggcTGGAGAGTCCGAAGCAAAGTCGAAAGGGCCGCCAGAAGGACAGCCTGAAGGACAGTCAGAAGGACAGTCAGAAGGACAGTCAGACGAGCAGTCAGAAGAGCAGCCAGAAGGGCAGCCAGACGGACAGCCAGAAGGGCAGCTGGAAGAACAACATGCCCAATCTGCTCAGTCTACACAGTCCGCTCAAGCCGCTCAACCAGAAGCGGCCAGCACCGCGGATACGCCATGGCTTGCCGAAAAAGCGGAGCTCGAAAAGCAGCTGCAAGCAAAGACAGAAGAGTGCGAGAAGCACAAGAACTTTGCACGCACGTTCCTCAAGGATAAGCGTGCAGCAGAAGCTCAATGCAAGACGCAAAcggagcagctcgacacgctccAAAAGCAGCTTGaagcggcaagcgcagctgtCCAGACCGAAAAATTGCCCGCTTCGGACACTAACACCATCAACCCAGAGATAGAGAGCTTGCGCCAACGgattgccgagctcgaggcaCAGCTTGTCGCTGCCAATGCACGCATTGCCGAACTCGAAGCGGCGAACGCTGCGTCGAATAATGCAGCACAGGAGAAACAGGCTGGCATTGATGCACTCAAAGCCCAGCAACACACAGCACCGACTGACTTGCAAGCCGCACTCGAAGCCAAAGAGGCAGAGCTCAAGGTCCACTACCAGCCGCTCCTCCAAGCACGCTACGACGACGGGAAGCACGAAGCGACGTTGCGTAATACCATCATGCTCAAGCAACGCGATAATAAGATTGTTCGACTCACTGCCGAGATCCACGAGCTCAAGACCAAGCTTGGCATTCCGTCCGAAGTGCCAGATTCAGCACCGCAGGAGAAACCGAAGGCCGAGTCGTCTAAGCCAAAGACGGCACGCCCTGCTGTTGTGCGTGGCGGAGCGCCGGCACAAGGTCGAGGAGGACATCCGAAACCAGTGCCGCTCCTCCAGCGTACAGGAGCTTCGATACGTGGAGCTGCTactggccgcggcgcattgtcTGTTGCTGGCGGTGCAAAACGCAAGCGAGAACTGAATGTCCCGGGCTCAGCACCAGAAACCAAGGGCAAGGGCGGGGCTGCAAAAAAGCCGCGCGAGGGAGAGTAG
- a CDS encoding uncharacterized protein (EggNog:ENOG503P4JN): protein MAPGRRRCLLCGSTRFQILSSQLVCSSGHLQRDFRIETAQEDDGFGAQITTRTRSLNRASQRASMRAERRRLQLSERRRVRGREGLVRGVQAGEGGVALLHGPRATFAIVQCFQLVLRHQLVALRALYSDIPHEIDGVARELWALHVSSEPLKPAPYLAAQTAQSPDDTKSLSLETLSLRSTIAVLFLALVMCRVPISLGELRGHVHARTLPYLNALQRLPQTLTDTLSNTDITFAALDTDILPSVTELHARIGSIATRLHLHRGLALPEVNAPPILARLVRRMLLPATMYVGAKSLLTFLHIDMHVRNVSVQLPNGTNYAAEPSALNYSRNATVPRCAMLMGALLVMAKLRWGLDGRARHETQSRLGHGMAFSGTPDVQAWINALCCSVGMPEEALETLPKAPFRPWDTSADLLSLTDEDMDAYLAFLESQYTPRNVPRNQPHKLRGNLHDLQSFAEAPKRTAVVDEAQVRSAAWEQNAALYRSLYPVSPHVATDDEVVAAPGDAYPVYSYDPAGTMHRDFCRVVDAANRVLGFDTDPAPQKPHATRRLCDQDLLLDCVMHLDEALITTLLRNRQRGAKQKKGEEGKREGK from the exons ATGGCGCCAggccggcggcggtgccTGCTATGCGGCAGCACACGCTTCCAGATCCTGTCGTCGCAGCTTGTGTGCTCGTCGGGAcacttgcagcgcgactTTAGGATTGAGACTGCCCAGGAAGATGACGGATTTGGTGCTCAAATTACGACGCGCACGCGTTCGTTGAACcgtgcgtcgcagcgcgcttcgatgcgtgcagagcggcggcggctaCAGCTTTCggagcggcggcgtgtgcgcggTCGAGAAGGACTTGTGCGTGGAGTACAAGCAGGAGAAGGAGGTGTTGCTTTGCTCCatgggccgcgcgcaacgttTGCGATTGTCCAGTGTTTCCAGCTCGTGCTGCGGCACCAACtcgtggcgctgcgtgcattgtACAGTGATATACCGCACGAAATAGAtggcgttgcgcgcgagctgtgGGCTCTGCATGTATCGAGTGAGCCGCTGAAACCTGCACCGTACCTTGCTGCACAGACAGCACAGTCGCCGGACGACACAAAGTCATTATCGCTAGAGACCCTTTCCTTACGCTCGACAATTGCAGTCCTCTTTCTAGCCCTGGTGATGTGCCGAGTGCCGATTTCTTTGGGCGAATTGCGCGG AcatgtgcatgcacgcacgctACCCTATTTGAACGCATTGCAGCGTCTGCCGCAGACGCTGACTGATACTTTGTCCAACACAGACATTACTTTTGCAGCATTAGACACGGATATTCTTCCGAGCGTCACGGAGTTGCATGCACGAATCGGCAGCATTGCGACGCGGCTTCATTTACATAGAGGCCTTGCACTTCCGGAAGTAAATGCTCCGCCGattcttgcgcggctcgtgcgCCGTATGCTGCTGCCTGCAACCATGTACGTGGGAGCCAAGTCCCTCCTTACCTTTTTACACATTGATATGCATGTGCGGAATGTCTCGGTGCAGTTGCCTAATGGGACGAACTATGCTGCcgagccaagcgcgctgAACTACTCGCGCAACGCGACAGTCCCGCGGTGTGCGATGCTTATGGGTGCGTTGCTAGTCATGGCCAAGCTTCGCTGGGGCCTTgatgggcgtgcgcggcacgaaACGCAATCCAGACTTGGGCATGGTATGGCTTTTTCTGGTACGCCGGACGTGCAGGCATGGATCAATGCATTGTGCTGCTCGGTTGGCATGCCAGAAGAGGCGCTAGAAACGCTGCCCAAGGCGCCGTTCCGCCCGTGGGATACCTCGGCAGATTTGCTCTCACTCACAGACGAGGACATGGACGCGTATCTTGCGTTTCTCGAGTCGCAAtacacgccgcgcaatgtccCACGCAATCAGCCGCACAAGCTGCGGGGCAATTTGCACGATTTGCAGAgctttgccgaggcgccgaagcgcacggcagTGGTGGACGAAGCACAGGTACGCTCTGCAGCATGGGAGCAGaacgcggcgctgtacCGCTCATTATACCCAGTATCGCCGCATGTAGCAACCGATGACGAAGTGGTGGCTGCGCCGGGCGATGCATACCCCGTCTATTCGTACGATCCTGCAGGAACGATGCACCGAGATTTTTGCCGCGTGGTGGATGCTGCAAATAGGGTGTTGGGATTTGACACGgatcctgcgccgcaaaaacCACACGCAACGCGGCGTCTGTGCGATCAGGATTTACTGCTCGACTGTGTCATGCACCTGGACGAGGCACTGATCACGACATTATTGAGAAATAGGCAAAGGGGGGCAAAGCAGAAAAAGGGAGAGGAAGGGAAGAGGGAAGGGAAGTAA
- a CDS encoding uncharacterized protein (EggNog:ENOG503P886; TransMembrane:1 (n3-14c19/20o316-336i); SECRETED:SignalP(1-19)), which produces MRVSSIVVAASAVLYTVFAQELNENVLRAQSTAVQMTHQTTVAPNPGSTHSNARPKPSTRAAAPPANNNSTTSATPAQVPNSQAPPAPSNMAKPDSSIEYPSVTIPDPPKTTSAFDVSAAPSSVPDKNMTITSNSTLSPPSAIGSFNGTLPPLISTMYRGSNESLANLPTMYWTLANGSFSNSDLKRICDNQVHFCDIAGCEDQDDQLHNNFCDTSNGMATMCTCAKSKSRLAQFQWPVQAQDCLFRLQACTDACHKRNLPFTQRGQCKQACTDQIGSSCGKPEQYGVSYAVSKRGIAPSYHIGSQREPQSAGFRASANVILVIGTASAVLLLQWAA; this is translated from the coding sequence ATGCGTGTTTCGAGCATCGTGGTTGCCGCGTCGGCGGTGCTTTACACcgtttttgcgcaagaaCTGAACGAAAATGTGCTCAGGGCACAGAGTACCGCGGTGCAAATGACGCATCAAACGACAGTCGCGCCGAACCCCGGCTCTACACATTCCAACGCGCGGCCCAAACCttcgacgcgcgccgcagcaccgcctGCCAACAACAATAGCACTACCTCTGCCACGCCTGCACAGGTACCCAACAGTCAGGCACCACCTGCACCTTCGAATATGGCAAAGCCGGACTCGTCCATTGAATACCCCTCCGTCACGATTCCAGACCCCCCCAAGACCACGTCTGCCTTCGACGTGAGCGCCGCCCCCTCGTCTGTACCGGACAAAAACATGACGATCACGTCGAACAGCACCTTGTCACCACCCTCGGCAATCGGATCGTTTAATGGAACACTCCCGCCGCTGATCAGCACCATGTACCGCGGCTCGAACGAGTCACTGGCGAATTTGCCAACCATGTACTGGACCTTGGCGAATGGCAGTTTCAGCAACAGTGACTTGAAACGTATTTGCGATAATCAGGTCCACTTCTGCGATATTGCTGGCTGTGAGGACCAGGACGACCAGCTGCACAACAACTTTTGTGACACGAGCAATGGCATGGCAACCATGTGCACTTGCGCCAAGAGCAAGTCGCGTCTGGCGCAGTTCCAATGGccggtgcaggcgcaagaCTGTCTCTTCCGGCTCCAGGCATGCACGGACGCGTGCCACAAGCGCAACTTGCCATTCACGCAGCGAGGTCAGTGCAAGCAGGCCTGTACCGACCAGATTggcagcagctgcggcaaaCCAGAGCAATACGGCGTTAGTTACGCTGTGTCCAAGCGTGGCATTGCGCCATCGTACCATATCGGGAGCCAGAGAGAGCCCCAAAGCGCTGGATTCCGTGCGTCTGCAAACGTTATCCTTGTTATCGGCACTGCCTCTGCCGTTCTTCTCCTCCAGTGGGCCGCATAA